The Pseudanabaena galeata CCNP1313 genome includes a region encoding these proteins:
- the wecB gene encoding non-hydrolyzing UDP-N-acetylglucosamine 2-epimerase, which translates to MKILTIVGARPQFIKAAAVSRIARSLDHITEVLVHTGQHYDQNMSDVFFTELDIPKPDYHLGIGSASHGAQTGKMLEAIEQVLITEKPDWVLVYGDTNSTLAGAIAATKLHIPIAHVEAGLRSFNRRMPEEVNRVLTDHAANLLFTPTTTANQNLYQEGISRNLVHLVGDVMYDASLYYVQKAELASHILDSLNLQPQQYILSTIHRAENTDNCDRLTAIFKSLSEFSQEITVVLPLHPRTKKILEDMQLLDKIPKTLCLIEPVGYYDIIMLEKNAKMIVTDSGGIQKEAYFYQVPCITLRDQTEWVELVESGWNCLISPDSTSSKILQKLHHQIHQPSPLDTNQLYGDGTASTKILKTLK; encoded by the coding sequence ATGAAAATATTAACTATTGTAGGAGCAAGACCTCAGTTTATTAAAGCCGCCGCCGTTTCTCGAATAGCGAGATCGCTAGACCATATTACAGAGGTTCTAGTACATACAGGACAACATTATGATCAGAATATGTCCGATGTGTTTTTTACGGAACTAGATATTCCTAAACCTGATTATCATCTTGGTATTGGCTCCGCAAGTCATGGCGCACAGACTGGCAAAATGCTAGAAGCGATCGAGCAAGTTTTAATTACCGAGAAGCCAGATTGGGTATTAGTCTATGGAGATACAAATTCGACTTTAGCGGGGGCGATCGCAGCCACGAAATTACATATTCCCATTGCTCACGTAGAAGCTGGATTAAGATCTTTTAATCGACGAATGCCTGAAGAAGTTAATCGAGTATTAACCGATCACGCAGCCAATTTATTATTTACACCCACTACAACTGCTAACCAAAATTTGTATCAAGAAGGTATTTCTAGAAATCTTGTGCATCTTGTCGGAGATGTCATGTACGATGCATCTCTTTATTATGTTCAAAAAGCAGAATTAGCCAGCCATATTCTCGATAGTTTAAACCTACAACCCCAACAATATATTTTAAGTACGATCCATCGTGCTGAAAATACTGATAACTGCGATCGCTTGACAGCAATTTTTAAATCTTTAAGTGAGTTTAGCCAAGAAATTACAGTTGTTTTACCCCTACACCCACGCACTAAAAAAATCCTAGAAGACATGCAATTGTTAGATAAAATCCCTAAAACATTATGCTTGATTGAACCAGTTGGTTATTACGACATAATCATGCTGGAAAAAAATGCCAAAATGATTGTCACCGATTCTGGTGGGATACAGAAAGAAGCTTATTTTTATCAAGTTCCCTGTATAACTTTACGAGATCAAACTGAATGGGTAGAACTAGTTGAATCAGGATGGAATTGCTTAATTTCCCCTGATTCAACTAGTTCTAAAATCTTACAAAAACTGCATCATCAAATTCATCAGCCTTCGCCATTAGACACTAATCAGTTATATGGTGATGGTACAGCCTCAACGAAAATTCTAAAAACATTAAAATAA
- a CDS encoding AI-2E family transporter — protein sequence MIETLNKLPRWFSLGLTFPLIFLNGWLLLLLCRELQPLVSILITATVISFLLDYPIRFLIKLKVKRGIAAGLVILIFFMLLSTLAIFLVPLILAQANELIVRLPEWIKSGQQQLLTLETWAIAQQLPIDISSTFNQLIEKLTGVLRSLTSQLFSIVFGAIGSLVNIFLTLIFSIFLVLRGSFLWNGLLSWLPQKWNDQVRNLLPRNFERFIVGQVTLATILGVSQTTAMLILGVPLAQLFGFGIGIASLIPLGGSSTIITVSLLIALQNFWLGVKVLLVAVAIIQIVENVLGPRIVGELTGLNPVWMLISLDIGFKLNGVLGLLVAVPIAGFIKGTFDTIRGVNSPPTIEASPEAHTEVSIK from the coding sequence ATGATTGAGACCCTCAATAAGTTGCCTCGTTGGTTTTCACTGGGCTTAACTTTCCCGTTAATCTTTCTAAACGGGTGGTTATTGCTATTGCTATGCCGAGAATTGCAACCATTAGTCAGTATTCTCATTACGGCAACAGTTATTTCGTTTTTGCTAGATTATCCCATACGCTTTCTGATCAAACTGAAGGTTAAGCGAGGCATTGCCGCAGGACTAGTAATCCTGATATTTTTCATGCTGCTTAGCACCTTAGCAATTTTTCTTGTGCCTTTAATCTTGGCACAGGCAAATGAATTAATCGTGCGCCTACCTGAATGGATTAAGTCGGGTCAGCAGCAGCTACTAACTCTTGAAACTTGGGCGATCGCCCAGCAGTTACCGATTGATATTAGTAGCACCTTTAATCAACTCATCGAAAAGTTAACGGGTGTCTTGCGATCGCTGACTAGTCAACTTTTTAGTATTGTCTTTGGAGCGATCGGTAGTCTTGTAAATATCTTCTTAACCTTGATATTTTCAATTTTTCTCGTCCTGCGTGGCTCCTTTTTGTGGAATGGTTTGCTAAGTTGGCTACCCCAAAAATGGAACGATCAAGTTCGGAATTTATTGCCCCGTAATTTTGAGCGTTTTATTGTTGGACAGGTAACTTTAGCAACGATCCTCGGTGTGTCACAAACTACTGCCATGCTAATTTTAGGGGTTCCCCTTGCTCAGCTTTTTGGCTTTGGTATTGGTATTGCCAGTTTAATTCCCCTTGGTGGCTCCAGCACAATTATTACTGTAAGCCTATTAATCGCATTACAAAATTTTTGGCTTGGAGTCAAGGTGTTATTGGTCGCCGTAGCAATAATTCAAATTGTGGAGAATGTACTCGGTCCTCGAATTGTTGGTGAGTTAACGGGTTTAAATCCCGTATGGATGCTAATTTCTCTTGATATTGGCTTTAAGTTAAATGGTGTACTCGGTTTATTGGTAGCTGTGCCGATCGCTGGTTTTATCAAAGGTACTTTCGACACAATTCGCGGTGTGAATAGTCCGCCTACTATTGAGGCGAGTCCTGAAGCTCATACAGAAGTTTCAATTAAATGA
- a CDS encoding glycosyltransferase, protein MKILIISTLNLSESNGGTVHFTSIAQEFCRAGHTVDVIIPSTGSKEIDNQIGVGFFDRVIFSSNTLSKLIPTSKTSINSLSQFFTVLLQNPNDYDWVYLRSNLLSLVVLLALKIRGFKYIMTEHNGWFIDELKMMGVSAWQQNVIKYLQITDAKLANLVRAVVPNIKAKLIENGINEKKVFVAGNGTDINFFQRDNRETSLKKLGLEIEYFYLGFIGDLEPWQGVEVAINAMSIICQKYPKSRLLIVGGGRQLNYLKEKFGHLEFLQFIGAVPYKESNAYINCFDIALLPKHGLANIGYSPIKLYAYAATGRPILASDITGIRELEPAQFLVLHSPGSSEDLAIKAIDMMSKLEDLSKMSLNARNYAEKYFSWKLVTEKVLQSMEAYNDLR, encoded by the coding sequence ATGAAAATATTAATTATCTCTACTCTTAACTTATCTGAATCAAATGGTGGCACTGTTCATTTTACATCTATTGCTCAAGAGTTTTGTCGTGCTGGTCATACCGTAGATGTAATTATTCCTAGTACAGGGAGTAAAGAAATTGATAATCAGATAGGTGTAGGCTTTTTTGATCGGGTAATTTTTTCTAGTAATACCTTAAGCAAACTAATTCCAACTAGTAAGACAAGTATAAATAGTTTGTCTCAATTCTTCACTGTTTTATTGCAAAATCCCAATGATTATGACTGGGTATATCTACGGAGTAATTTATTGTCATTAGTTGTTTTGTTAGCGCTAAAAATAAGAGGGTTTAAATATATTATGACTGAACACAATGGATGGTTTATTGATGAACTTAAAATGATGGGTGTCTCAGCTTGGCAACAAAACGTTATTAAGTATTTACAAATAACTGATGCTAAACTTGCTAATTTAGTAAGGGCTGTAGTTCCTAATATCAAAGCAAAATTAATTGAAAATGGGATAAATGAAAAAAAAGTATTTGTTGCTGGAAATGGAACTGACATTAACTTTTTCCAGCGAGATAATCGAGAAACATCACTTAAAAAACTCGGCTTAGAAATAGAATACTTCTACTTGGGATTTATTGGCGATTTGGAACCTTGGCAGGGTGTAGAAGTAGCAATTAATGCTATGTCGATAATTTGTCAAAAATATCCCAAATCTCGTTTGCTAATAGTAGGCGGTGGACGACAGTTAAACTATTTAAAAGAAAAGTTTGGACATTTAGAGTTCCTCCAATTTATAGGCGCAGTTCCTTACAAAGAATCTAATGCCTATATTAACTGTTTTGATATCGCACTATTGCCAAAACATGGTTTGGCTAATATTGGCTATTCTCCTATTAAACTTTATGCCTATGCAGCTACTGGAAGACCAATACTTGCATCAGACATTACAGGTATACGAGAATTGGAACCAGCTCAATTTTTAGTTTTACACAGCCCAGGCAGTTCTGAAGATTTAGCGATTAAAGCAATAGATATGATGTCTAAATTAGAAGATCTATCTAAGATGTCTCTGAATGCTCGGAACTATGCTGAGAAGTATTTTTCTTGGAAATTAGTAACAGAAAAAGTTCTTCAATCAATGGAAGCATATAATGATCTTCGCTAA
- a CDS encoding alpha-amylase — protein MPDQNGVMMQYFHWYLPDDGSLWNQVAEKAEELAKIGITSLWLPPAYKGTGGGMDVGYGIYDLFDLGEFDQKGSIRTKYGTKDEYIRAIKASQKAGIHIYADVVFNHKLGADQTEEVEATPFSMENRNQAIGEYQKIKAWTHFTFEGRKGRYSTMEWHWWHFDAIDYNVYNEGEDAIYLLKGKSFDQNVDLEKGNFDYLMGCDLDIQNSEVQGELKYWGEWIYDTTHVDGFRFDAVKHVSAEFFQEWLGHVRHYAKRDLFAVGEYWSYEVEALHHFIEVTEGKVDLFDAPLHLNFHLASQAGKDYDLSQIFENTLVKEQPTLAVTLVENHDSQPLQSLESIVESWFKPLAYALILLRREGYPCIFYGDYYGAHYKDFGKDGNEYEIWMDSHQWLLDKFLLVRQTYCYGDQLDYFDHPNTIGWTRLGDDEHSGGMAVVLSNGEDGRKWMNIGHPNSTYIDITEHIDEPVTTNDEGWAEFRCNAGSVSVWIKK, from the coding sequence ATGCCTGACCAGAATGGTGTGATGATGCAGTACTTCCATTGGTACTTGCCAGATGATGGAAGCCTATGGAATCAAGTAGCTGAGAAAGCCGAGGAATTAGCAAAAATTGGCATTACTTCCCTTTGGCTGCCACCTGCTTATAAAGGCACAGGTGGAGGGATGGATGTGGGCTACGGCATTTATGACTTATTTGACCTTGGGGAATTTGACCAAAAGGGTTCCATCAGAACCAAATACGGCACTAAAGATGAATATATTCGTGCCATTAAAGCTTCCCAGAAAGCAGGAATTCATATCTATGCGGATGTAGTGTTTAATCATAAACTAGGAGCCGATCAGACAGAAGAAGTAGAAGCAACACCATTTAGCATGGAAAATCGCAATCAAGCGATCGGTGAGTATCAAAAGATCAAGGCTTGGACGCATTTCACCTTTGAAGGTCGCAAAGGCAGATATTCCACAATGGAATGGCATTGGTGGCACTTTGATGCGATCGACTACAACGTTTATAACGAAGGTGAAGATGCTATCTACTTACTCAAGGGCAAATCCTTTGACCAAAATGTTGATCTTGAGAAAGGGAACTTCGATTACTTAATGGGCTGTGACCTCGACATACAAAATTCTGAAGTACAGGGAGAACTCAAATATTGGGGAGAGTGGATTTATGATACTACCCATGTGGATGGCTTCCGATTTGATGCAGTCAAACATGTTTCTGCCGAATTCTTTCAAGAATGGCTAGGGCATGTGCGCCATTATGCCAAACGGGATTTATTTGCCGTAGGAGAATATTGGTCTTACGAAGTTGAAGCTTTGCATCATTTCATCGAGGTTACTGAAGGCAAGGTTGATCTATTCGATGCACCCTTGCACCTAAATTTCCATCTCGCTAGTCAAGCTGGCAAAGATTATGACCTCAGCCAAATTTTTGAAAATACCTTGGTCAAAGAGCAACCAACCCTTGCCGTTACCTTGGTAGAAAACCATGACTCTCAACCATTGCAGTCTTTAGAATCCATCGTCGAGTCTTGGTTTAAGCCCCTTGCCTATGCACTAATTTTGCTGCGCCGTGAAGGATATCCTTGTATTTTTTACGGTGATTACTACGGTGCACATTACAAAGATTTTGGGAAAGATGGCAATGAGTACGAAATTTGGATGGATAGCCACCAATGGTTACTTGATAAATTCCTTTTAGTTCGACAAACTTATTGCTATGGCGATCAACTTGACTATTTTGACCATCCTAATACGATTGGTTGGACGAGATTGGGCGATGATGAGCATTCTGGTGGAATGGCTGTAGTGCTAAGTAATGGCGAGGATGGACGAAAATGGATGAATATTGGACATCCAAATAGTACCTATATCGATATTACTGAGCATATCGATGAGCCTGTAACCACCAACGATGAAGGTTGGGCAGAGTTTCGTTGCAATGCTGGTTCTGTATCTGTATGGATTAAGAAATAA
- a CDS encoding slr1957 family protein codes for MKRFRDEWIDEWCQENGWTDLFVERCCNYWAFPPSSVMPLPIPNDTLRAIKNAKGMSDDEKTWTFAAIAISCLASIFSFILKNPLPITCAFGCVAFIVGQLEIEEF; via the coding sequence ATGAAGCGTTTTCGGGATGAATGGATTGACGAATGGTGTCAAGAGAATGGTTGGACTGACCTATTTGTAGAACGTTGTTGTAACTATTGGGCATTTCCACCTAGTTCTGTAATGCCATTACCAATTCCTAACGATACTCTTCGAGCCATTAAAAATGCCAAAGGAATGAGTGATGATGAAAAGACTTGGACATTTGCCGCGATCGCCATTTCCTGCCTAGCATCAATCTTTAGCTTTATCCTCAAAAACCCCTTGCCGATTACCTGTGCTTTCGGCTGTGTCGCCTTTATTGTTGGTCAACTAGAAATTGAAGAATTTTAA
- the asnB gene encoding asparagine synthase (glutamine-hydrolyzing): MCGISGIWNRDQKTVERSLLQTFTQVIAHRGPDDSGYYFDDAYGLGLGHRRLSIIDLSSAGHQPMSSYDQQCWLVYNGEIYNYLELTAELVNLGYQFRSHSDTEMILAAYQEWGYACLDRFNGMFAFLLWDSSKKVLWAARDRLGVKPLYIWEQSPNMIAFASEIKQFTKLPHWQARANPQRCYDFLAYGMLDHTRETMFAVVWQLRGGEYLTLNCDLQAENFGKPIVKQWYQLPSTQQKISMSDAKQKLQDLLQDSVKLRLRADVTVGSCLSGGLDSTSIVCLSDRLRRESSNNIPFQTFSSCFDDLRYDERSYIKMAIQQTQVQPHFIFPDPNELFTKLDHLTWQQDEPFGSTSIFAQWCIFRQAGLSGVKVMLDGQGADELLGGYTKFYAALFSHLLSSWQLDKLLREIITCRRYQNVTEIQRMIEPLLPAWIRQPLRRLLGYGSEMAVPSWLNANYLRSLGVDPQSSAKLALAPPKSIHTLSHIQMTATSLPMLLHWEDRNSMTHSVESRVPFLDYRLVEFAYSLDDTLKIQQGQTKAVLREAMRGILPEPIRTRQDKMGFVTPELQWMRHDLSDRFELELQEAILNLGKWLHPDMLEKIFQATLNRKKEMQSVIWRVISFSRWLKVFEVQT; this comes from the coding sequence ATGTGCGGCATCAGTGGAATTTGGAATCGAGATCAAAAAACTGTGGAACGATCGCTTTTACAGACTTTTACACAAGTTATTGCCCACCGAGGTCCCGATGACAGTGGTTACTATTTTGACGACGCCTATGGTTTGGGATTAGGGCATCGGAGACTATCGATTATTGATTTGTCATCGGCGGGGCATCAACCGATGTCTAGCTACGATCAACAATGTTGGCTGGTATATAACGGTGAAATTTATAATTACCTAGAATTGACTGCCGAACTTGTGAATCTAGGATATCAATTTCGTAGTCATTCAGATACCGAAATGATTTTGGCGGCTTATCAAGAATGGGGATATGCCTGTCTTGATCGCTTTAATGGTATGTTTGCTTTTTTATTATGGGACAGTAGTAAAAAAGTGTTATGGGCGGCTCGTGATCGCCTTGGGGTGAAGCCACTATATATATGGGAGCAATCGCCCAATATGATCGCCTTCGCCTCAGAGATCAAGCAGTTTACGAAACTACCCCACTGGCAAGCTCGAGCCAATCCCCAACGCTGTTATGACTTTCTCGCCTATGGGATGCTCGACCATACTAGGGAGACAATGTTTGCAGTGGTTTGGCAATTGCGCGGCGGCGAATACTTAACTCTTAACTGCGATCTCCAAGCTGAAAACTTTGGTAAGCCGATTGTCAAACAGTGGTATCAATTGCCATCGACACAGCAAAAAATTTCTATGTCCGATGCAAAACAAAAACTGCAAGATTTGCTCCAAGATTCCGTAAAACTACGCTTGCGAGCCGATGTTACCGTTGGCTCTTGTTTGTCTGGGGGGCTAGATTCCACCTCAATTGTCTGTCTTAGCGATCGCCTAAGGCGCGAATCATCCAACAATATCCCTTTTCAAACTTTTTCCTCTTGTTTTGACGACCTGCGCTACGATGAGCGCTCATATATCAAAATGGCGATCCAACAAACTCAGGTACAGCCTCATTTTATATTTCCTGATCCTAACGAATTATTTACAAAGCTCGATCACCTAACTTGGCAGCAAGATGAACCTTTTGGCTCAACCAGTATTTTCGCGCAGTGGTGTATATTTCGACAGGCTGGCTTATCAGGTGTCAAAGTAATGCTGGATGGACAGGGAGCCGATGAATTACTCGGTGGCTACACCAAATTCTACGCAGCCCTATTCTCACATTTACTCAGTAGCTGGCAGTTAGATAAATTATTGCGTGAAATTATTACCTGTCGGCGTTACCAAAATGTGACGGAAATTCAACGGATGATTGAGCCACTATTACCAGCATGGATACGTCAACCCTTACGTCGTCTACTCGGCTATGGCTCAGAAATGGCAGTTCCTAGTTGGCTAAACGCTAACTATTTGCGATCGCTAGGAGTTGATCCGCAATCTAGCGCCAAATTAGCCCTTGCCCCGCCCAAGTCAATTCATACACTCTCCCATATACAAATGACTGCTACTAGTTTGCCGATGCTTTTACATTGGGAAGATCGTAACTCAATGACTCATTCAGTCGAGTCCCGTGTTCCATTTTTAGATTATCGTTTGGTGGAATTTGCCTATTCCCTTGACGATACACTCAAGATCCAACAAGGACAAACTAAAGCTGTCTTACGAGAAGCTATGCGTGGCATTTTGCCTGAACCAATCCGTACCCGTCAGGATAAAATGGGCTTTGTGACTCCTGAGTTGCAATGGATGCGCCATGATCTGAGCGATCGCTTTGAGTTAGAGTTGCAAGAAGCGATTTTAAACTTAGGAAAGTGGTTGCATCCTGATATGCTAGAAAAAATCTTTCAAGCAACACTTAATAGGAAAAAAGAAATGCAAAGTGTTATCTGGCGCGTAATTAGCTTCAGTCGATGGTTGAAAGTATTTGAGGTACAGACATGA
- a CDS encoding glycosyltransferase family 2 protein, whose amino-acid sequence MSEMLWSVVVPTYNRLPILQKCLAALEKQTITQPYEILVIDDGSSDGTVEFLRANSDQYPHLRLLTQDHAAAATARNYGIDSAKGKYIAFVDSDITVNPEYLQAHTETLAQGEKVYSYGRIIDTSNLEAPDSEPVSAVPYFTAALFDTCNLAIARKWLLEAGKFDTGFFQYGWEDFELGMRVKKLGLKRLTCAGAIAFHYHAKFSIDKMPRLLDLEEQRGRMSIIFYQKHPTWEVKLMIQKTWLHLALWGILTLGGTLNDRTLKPLLIWLCDRGKSEVAMEIFRIYMNWYTVIWMYRNWDEESKLMFR is encoded by the coding sequence GTGTCAGAAATGTTGTGGTCAGTGGTTGTGCCCACTTATAACCGCCTACCAATTTTGCAAAAATGTCTAGCAGCGTTGGAAAAACAGACCATAACCCAGCCTTACGAAATTTTGGTGATAGATGATGGCTCATCCGATGGCACGGTAGAGTTTTTGAGAGCTAATAGTGATCAGTATCCACATTTGCGCCTATTAACCCAAGACCATGCCGCCGCCGCCACAGCCCGCAATTATGGCATTGACTCAGCCAAGGGCAAATACATTGCCTTTGTCGATAGCGATATTACTGTTAATCCTGAATATCTCCAAGCCCATACCGAGACTCTAGCTCAAGGTGAAAAAGTCTATAGCTATGGCAGGATCATCGACACTAGCAATTTGGAAGCACCTGATTCTGAGCCTGTCTCCGCAGTGCCATATTTTACGGCGGCGTTATTTGACACTTGTAACTTAGCGATCGCCCGTAAATGGCTGTTAGAAGCAGGAAAATTTGATACAGGCTTTTTCCAATATGGTTGGGAAGATTTTGAGCTAGGAATGCGCGTTAAAAAATTAGGTTTAAAACGTTTGACCTGTGCAGGGGCGATCGCTTTCCATTACCACGCTAAATTTTCCATTGATAAAATGCCCCGTTTACTTGATTTAGAAGAACAACGTGGTCGAATGAGCATTATTTTTTATCAAAAGCATCCCACATGGGAAGTCAAGTTAATGATTCAAAAAACTTGGCTGCATTTAGCTCTTTGGGGGATTCTCACTCTCGGAGGAACACTCAACGATCGCACCCTCAAACCTTTATTGATATGGCTATGTGATCGCGGCAAATCGGAAGTTGCGATGGAAATCTTTCGGATTTATATGAATTGGTACACGGTAATTTGGATGTATCGTAATTGGGATGAAGAAAGCAAGCTGATGTTCCGTTAA
- a CDS encoding ABC transporter ATP-binding protein produces the protein MLEINNLSVNYGGIQALQDINLTVNEGEIVTLIGSNGAGKTTTLRTISRLVSPRSGLIIYNGKNLTNLRPDQIVKIGIAHSPEGRRVLARQTVLDNLELGAFLRSDRWGIKADIEKQFQIFPRLGERRDQLAGTLSGGEQQMLAIARAVMSRPKLLLLDEPSLGLAPQIVREIFKTIVNLNQDGVTILLVEQNATLALQHANRGYVMESGVITIEGQASDLLVDQRVRQAYLG, from the coding sequence GTGTTAGAGATTAATAACCTTAGCGTTAACTATGGTGGCATTCAAGCCTTACAGGATATTAATTTAACAGTCAATGAAGGCGAAATCGTGACCTTGATTGGCTCTAATGGCGCAGGTAAGACGACCACTTTACGGACTATTTCTCGTCTTGTTTCGCCACGTTCAGGACTGATTATTTACAACGGTAAAAATCTTACGAATCTACGACCAGATCAAATAGTCAAAATTGGGATTGCCCATAGCCCAGAGGGGCGGAGAGTATTAGCAAGACAAACTGTGCTGGATAATTTGGAACTAGGGGCTTTTTTACGTAGCGATCGCTGGGGAATTAAAGCTGATATCGAAAAGCAATTTCAGATTTTTCCGAGACTAGGTGAACGTCGTGATCAACTCGCAGGAACCTTAAGTGGTGGTGAACAACAAATGTTAGCGATCGCCCGTGCAGTAATGAGCCGCCCCAAGTTGTTGCTATTAGATGAGCCAAGTTTAGGGCTAGCACCGCAAATTGTGCGCGAAATTTTTAAAACCATTGTTAATCTCAACCAAGATGGAGTCACGATTTTATTAGTTGAGCAAAACGCCACCTTGGCTTTGCAACATGCAAATCGCGGCTATGTGATGGAGTCGGGAGTGATCACCATTGAGGGGCAAGCGTCAGACTTATTAGTTGATCAAAGGGTGCGCCAAGCTTATCTAGGATGA